Proteins co-encoded in one Malus sylvestris chromosome 9, drMalSylv7.2, whole genome shotgun sequence genomic window:
- the LOC126583628 gene encoding uncharacterized protein LOC126583628 isoform X1: MAGSDARKQLLNLIHDFASEKSHGERRVVSLRKRIEELGSELEIANAELEEAKRTKETAEQEVKGFEVELAMNEATIQTLELRISHTQDEISAVGSEVEALKNKEAASRDEFISEMFEINAKIRKFQESIAGHIHEEEYCGSAEEEDPKLGKEEVTEGDLRELEDMLAGVVSQTTKAEEEYKAEQNTQKQVQQVLSDCERKVFLMEELLKATKEVHDLTRQTSELEQICATIGETLQSRCVCPSCHFDNVDVLGGLIQSSEAD, from the exons ATGGCGGGAAGCGACGCTCGGAAGCAGCTTCTGAACTTAATTCACGATTTCGCATCCGAAAAGTCGCACGGAG AGCGAAGAGTGGTAAGTCTGAGGAAGCGAATCGAAGAGCTCGGATCCGAGCTGGAAATTGCAAATGCGGAGCTCGAAGAAGCCAAGCGCACCAAGGAAACCGCCGAGCAAGAGGTCAAAGGCTTCGAAGTCGAATTGGCGATGAACGAAGCAACGATTCAAACGCTGGag TTGAGGATTTCCCATACGCAAGACGAGATTTCCGCCGTCGGATCTGAAGTAGAAGCTCTTAAG aacaaaGAAGCTGCTTCGAG GGATGAGTTTATAAGCGAAATGTTTGAGATCAacgctaagataag AAAGTTCCAAGAGTCAATTGCTGGCCATATTCATGAGGAAGAGTACTGTGGAAGTGCAGAAG AAGAAGATCCCAAGCTAGGAAAGGAGGAGGTTACTGAAGGTGATTTAAGAGAACTTGAGGATATGCTTGCTGGTGTGGTGTCTCAGACAACCAAAGCGGAAGAAGAATACAAAGCTGAACAGAATACTCAAAAGCAG GTCCAGCAGGTGCTGAGTGATTGTGAAAGGAAGGTGTTCTTGATGGAGGAGTTGTTAAAGGCAACGAAAGAAGTGCATGATTTGACAAG GCAGACTTCAGAACTGGAACAAATCTGTGCTACTATTGGTGAGACGTTGCAGAGCAGATGCGTATGTCCCAGTTGTCATTTTGACAATGTGGACGTCCTGGGTGGATTAATTCAGTCAAGTGAGGCagattaa
- the LOC126583628 gene encoding MAR-binding filament-like protein 1 isoform X2 produces MAGSDARKQLLNLIHDFASEKSHGERRVVSLRKRIEELGSELEIANAELEEAKRTKETAEQEVKGFEVELAMNEATIQTLELRISHTQDEISAVGSEVEALKNKEAASRDEFISEMFEINAKIRKFQESIAGHIHEEEYCGSAEEEDPKLGKEEVTEGDLRELEDMLAGVVSQTTKAEEEYKAEQNTQKQVQQVLSDCERKVFLMEELLKATKEVHDLTRYPFQECIGY; encoded by the exons ATGGCGGGAAGCGACGCTCGGAAGCAGCTTCTGAACTTAATTCACGATTTCGCATCCGAAAAGTCGCACGGAG AGCGAAGAGTGGTAAGTCTGAGGAAGCGAATCGAAGAGCTCGGATCCGAGCTGGAAATTGCAAATGCGGAGCTCGAAGAAGCCAAGCGCACCAAGGAAACCGCCGAGCAAGAGGTCAAAGGCTTCGAAGTCGAATTGGCGATGAACGAAGCAACGATTCAAACGCTGGag TTGAGGATTTCCCATACGCAAGACGAGATTTCCGCCGTCGGATCTGAAGTAGAAGCTCTTAAG aacaaaGAAGCTGCTTCGAG GGATGAGTTTATAAGCGAAATGTTTGAGATCAacgctaagataag AAAGTTCCAAGAGTCAATTGCTGGCCATATTCATGAGGAAGAGTACTGTGGAAGTGCAGAAG AAGAAGATCCCAAGCTAGGAAAGGAGGAGGTTACTGAAGGTGATTTAAGAGAACTTGAGGATATGCTTGCTGGTGTGGTGTCTCAGACAACCAAAGCGGAAGAAGAATACAAAGCTGAACAGAATACTCAAAAGCAG GTCCAGCAGGTGCTGAGTGATTGTGAAAGGAAGGTGTTCTTGATGGAGGAGTTGTTAAAGGCAACGAAAGAAGTGCATGATTTGACAAGATATCCTTTTCAAGAATGCATTGGTTACTGA
- the LOC126583627 gene encoding type I inositol polyphosphate 5-phosphatase 4-like isoform X1: MDGEKPKSRRRMFRKWFKRKHKGAEPYQLSQVSDGGEDESTDYLDDILFQSMEMDPCTSTSELRIFVGTWNVAGRSPKGSLAVDLDEWLNLKDAADMYVLGFQEIVPLKTRNVIGVEDPTEARNWNLLIGKTLNEKFGCPWLTPIVHPISSENYNYVQVSELEPEITREQSRTLQEKPKSVSKYKLIASKKMVGVFLSVWMKSELVRKYDISNVKVCSVACGIMGYLGNKGSVSVSMTIERTSFCFVVAHLASGEKKGDEGRRNHQVAEIFKRTAFPRSSSDNDIPHPLTILGHDRIFWFGDLNYRLYLEDNSARQLIRKLDWTALQEFDQLRREREYGGVFQGWKEGALEFAPTYKYSSSNCNRYSGGLPSRSGEKQRTPAWCDRILWYGKGVTQLSYFRSESKFSDHRPVSALFSTQVDVVQSTNPRMVSMHTILPAIPTPKEIVQSNRDEEASSTFLSLIIKDFKESPTQNASCIEQIDDSGCS; this comes from the exons ATGGACGGAGAGAAACCTAAGTCGAGGAGAAGAATGTTTAGAAAGTGGTTCAAGAGAAAGCATAAGGGAGCTGAACCCTATCAACTGAGTCAAGTTTCAG ATGGGGGCGAAGATGAAAGCACGGATTACTTGGATGATATTCTCTTTCAGTCCATGGAGATGGATCCATGCACTTCAACTAGTGAGTTGAG AATCTTTGTGGGAACTTGGAATGTTGCTGGAAGGTCTCCCAAAGGGAGCTTGGCAGTAGATTTGGATGAGTGGTTGAATCTTAAGGACGCGGCAGACATGTATGTTCTCGG ATTTCAGGAGATCGTACCTTTGAAGACCCGAAATGTGATAGGAGTGGAAGACCCAACCGAAGCAAGAAACTGGAACCTGCTGATAGGGAAAACTCTCAACGAAAAATTCGGGTGCCCTTGGTTGACGCCCATTGTGCATCCAATTTCTAGTGAGAACTACAATTATGTGCAAGTTTCTGAACTCGAACCTGAAATCACGAGGGAGCAATCAAGAACCCTACAAGAAAAGCCAAAGAGTGTGAGTAAGTACAAGCTAATTGCAAGCAAGAAGATGGTTGGAGTCTTCCTTAGTGTATGGATGAAAAGTGAATTGGTCAGAAAatatgacatttcaaatgttaaagtTTGTTCCGTGGCCTGTGGCATCATGGGTTATTTGGGAAACAAAGGTTCGGTTTCAGTTAGCATGACAATCGAAAGAACTAGTTTTTGCTTTGTTGTTGCCCATTTAGCTTCTGGAGAGAAGAAAGGAGATGAAGGTAGAAGGAATCATCAAGTCGCAGAGATTTTTAAGCGAACGGCTTTCCCTCGATCCTCTTCAGACAATGATATTCCTCATCCTCTCACCATCTTAGGACACGA TCGGATTTTCTGGTTCGGGGATCTCAACTATAGGCTATACTTGGAGGACAATTCAGCCAGGCAGCTGATAAGGAAACTAGACTGGACAGCGTTGCAAGAATTTGATCAACTTCGTAGGGAACGAGAATATGGTGGGGTATTTCAGGGTTGGAAGGAGGGAGCTTTAGAATTTGCACCTACCTATAAGTATTCTTCATCAAATTGCAATCGCTATTCAGGTGGGCTTCCAAGTAGATCAGGAGAGAAGCAAAGGACTCCAGCATG GTGTGATAGAATTCTGTGGTATGGAAAAGGGGTGACACAGCTCTCTTATTTCCGGAGTGAAAGTAAGTTCTCAGACCATCGGCCCGTCTCTGCCCTATTCTCAACACAGGTAGATGTAGTGCAGTCTACTAATCCAAGAATGGTTTCAATGCATACCATTCTTCCCGCCATACCAACTCCTAAAGAAATT GTGCAGAGCAACCGTGATGAAGAGGCCAGTTCTACATTTTTATCATTGATCATAAAGGATTTCAAAGAATCACCAACACAAAATGCAAGTTGTATAGAACAAATAGATGACAGTGGTTGCAGCTAG
- the LOC126583627 gene encoding type I inositol polyphosphate 5-phosphatase 4-like isoform X2, whose amino-acid sequence MEMDPCTSTSELRIFVGTWNVAGRSPKGSLAVDLDEWLNLKDAADMYVLGFQEIVPLKTRNVIGVEDPTEARNWNLLIGKTLNEKFGCPWLTPIVHPISSENYNYVQVSELEPEITREQSRTLQEKPKSVSKYKLIASKKMVGVFLSVWMKSELVRKYDISNVKVCSVACGIMGYLGNKGSVSVSMTIERTSFCFVVAHLASGEKKGDEGRRNHQVAEIFKRTAFPRSSSDNDIPHPLTILGHDRIFWFGDLNYRLYLEDNSARQLIRKLDWTALQEFDQLRREREYGGVFQGWKEGALEFAPTYKYSSSNCNRYSGGLPSRSGEKQRTPAWCDRILWYGKGVTQLSYFRSESKFSDHRPVSALFSTQVDVVQSTNPRMVSMHTILPAIPTPKEIVQSNRDEEASSTFLSLIIKDFKESPTQNASCIEQIDDSGCS is encoded by the exons ATGGAGATGGATCCATGCACTTCAACTAGTGAGTTGAG AATCTTTGTGGGAACTTGGAATGTTGCTGGAAGGTCTCCCAAAGGGAGCTTGGCAGTAGATTTGGATGAGTGGTTGAATCTTAAGGACGCGGCAGACATGTATGTTCTCGG ATTTCAGGAGATCGTACCTTTGAAGACCCGAAATGTGATAGGAGTGGAAGACCCAACCGAAGCAAGAAACTGGAACCTGCTGATAGGGAAAACTCTCAACGAAAAATTCGGGTGCCCTTGGTTGACGCCCATTGTGCATCCAATTTCTAGTGAGAACTACAATTATGTGCAAGTTTCTGAACTCGAACCTGAAATCACGAGGGAGCAATCAAGAACCCTACAAGAAAAGCCAAAGAGTGTGAGTAAGTACAAGCTAATTGCAAGCAAGAAGATGGTTGGAGTCTTCCTTAGTGTATGGATGAAAAGTGAATTGGTCAGAAAatatgacatttcaaatgttaaagtTTGTTCCGTGGCCTGTGGCATCATGGGTTATTTGGGAAACAAAGGTTCGGTTTCAGTTAGCATGACAATCGAAAGAACTAGTTTTTGCTTTGTTGTTGCCCATTTAGCTTCTGGAGAGAAGAAAGGAGATGAAGGTAGAAGGAATCATCAAGTCGCAGAGATTTTTAAGCGAACGGCTTTCCCTCGATCCTCTTCAGACAATGATATTCCTCATCCTCTCACCATCTTAGGACACGA TCGGATTTTCTGGTTCGGGGATCTCAACTATAGGCTATACTTGGAGGACAATTCAGCCAGGCAGCTGATAAGGAAACTAGACTGGACAGCGTTGCAAGAATTTGATCAACTTCGTAGGGAACGAGAATATGGTGGGGTATTTCAGGGTTGGAAGGAGGGAGCTTTAGAATTTGCACCTACCTATAAGTATTCTTCATCAAATTGCAATCGCTATTCAGGTGGGCTTCCAAGTAGATCAGGAGAGAAGCAAAGGACTCCAGCATG GTGTGATAGAATTCTGTGGTATGGAAAAGGGGTGACACAGCTCTCTTATTTCCGGAGTGAAAGTAAGTTCTCAGACCATCGGCCCGTCTCTGCCCTATTCTCAACACAGGTAGATGTAGTGCAGTCTACTAATCCAAGAATGGTTTCAATGCATACCATTCTTCCCGCCATACCAACTCCTAAAGAAATT GTGCAGAGCAACCGTGATGAAGAGGCCAGTTCTACATTTTTATCATTGATCATAAAGGATTTCAAAGAATCACCAACACAAAATGCAAGTTGTATAGAACAAATAGATGACAGTGGTTGCAGCTAG
- the LOC126583641 gene encoding uncharacterized protein LOC126583641: MEKMREGGRVNTVLFTAGAAVLMACLKRFILMVFLMEHWRAWVFLLLNLVLLAVVFTSISSRTSNTDRNRECENNAEGFKRNEGAKRREYRCPSAPQIVKRVKVCDDEVCKRSASGGGESEQERVEDDTEEEEVRKLSKEDLNERVEAFIVMFRQHLVSDSRN, translated from the coding sequence ATGGAGAAGATGAGAGAGGGTGGGAGAGTAAACACAGTTTTGTTCACAGCAGGAGCAGCTGTGTTGATGGCATGTTTGAAACGTTTTATATTAATGGTGTTTCTCATGGAGCATTGGCGGGCGTGGGTTTTCCTTCTACTCAACCTCGTCCTCCTAGCCGTTGTTTTCACCTCCATTTCTTCCAGGACATCGAATACTGATCGAAATCGCGAATGTGAAAACAATGCCGAAGGGTTCAAAAGAAATGAAGGAGCAAAAAGAAGAGAATATCGATGCCCATCAGCTCCTCAAATAGTTAAACGAGTTAAGGTATGTGACGATGAAGTGTGCAAGAGATCGGCGAGCGGTGGCGGCGAGAGCGAGCAAGAGCGGGTTGAAGACGAtacggaggaggaggaggttagGAAGCTGTCGAAGGAGGATTTGAATGAGAGAGTGGAAGCCTTCATCGTTATGTTCCGGCAGCATTTGGTTTCCGATTCAAGGAATTAA
- the LOC126583629 gene encoding uncharacterized protein LOC126583629 isoform X1, producing the protein MDDEAQKMEALKKVYAEIILNTAKEAAARVMASERKALRYQHDLQFTKDEALRVLCRLKQMLDSKGFLLVMFGCTCVVWHCLKTSEAEITSLSQQRKIEELEAQLQEAEDIITDLRSELKQVWSELERVNNNQVKPLDEQMTREDASFSYNPIPEPIILSSSATGHETIPTSGPKNIKANRGIEHKCCNEMKRSVSDLDKFFAPDSDLASIIMRPKEPELLRNGCTQRIRAFERNLLDDKPLPSGYVDNSICHEKNELVIKANDKEEEKCGSPSFSDNSVEEVNGPSLEETKRNAKVHTLRRRQTGFGKAKTSGRYRPSELMKSHQQTSVPSRCRVYSVNGKDSSQKEACILPSIKTKNVDMTGTSSGLEESSQHSSCYFMDRVKNIPKGKRKRKMKSKNDITTSLTSTDQPSSVLSRCRTFAYLLYGGVKSWEDQPITTENAAKMKSLPRLDPGLILMRNDVDPISGSASVTVSMKGMNKSGTVQDAADKDMELIDVPVLMTESDGIENSEAPNSELDLCSVDVSLMNSELKTVKVSLMNSELEHVNASLVKSELNDASALLMSSELKDVRASEQSNGSPSRVDNSRLLKYTFQRKRKNSSRNPGEESTAKRRMEEKECVAQQPQTTDELSRDSRRLAQVARQLISLSGKRWD; encoded by the exons ATGGACGACGAGGCGCAG AAAATGGAGGCTCTGAAGAAGGTGTACGCGGAGATAATTCTGAACACGGCGAAAGAGGCGGCGGCGAGAGTAATGGCGTCGGAGCGCAAGGCTCTCCGGTACCAGCACGATCTGCAATTTACGAAAGACGAGGCGCTTCGCGTGCTTTGCCGCTTAAAGCAAATGCTCGATTCCAAG GGTTTCCTCCTTGTGATGTTTGGTTGTACTTGCGTCGTCTGGCATTGCTTGAAG ACAAGTGAAGCGGAGATAACTTCTTTGAGCCAGCAAAGAAAGATTGAAGAGCTTGAAGCGCAGCTCCAAGAGGCGGAGGATATCATAACTGATCTGAGATCAGAGTTGAAACAAGTATGGAGTGAATTGGAGAGGGTAAATAACAATCAAGTGAAGCCTTTGGACGAACAAATGACGAGGGAAGATGCATCATTTTCCTACAATCCGATACCTGAGCCTATCATACTATCTTCTTCAGCTACAGGACATGAAACTATTCCAACTTCTGGCCCGAAGAACATCAAAGCAAATAGAGGTATTGAGCATAAGTGCTGTAATGAAATGAAACGAAGTGTTTCTGATTTGGATAAATTTTTTGCACCTGACTCTGACCTTGCCTCAATAATCATGAGACCCAAGGAGCCTGAGCTGCTCAGAAATGGATGCACACAGAGAATTCGTGCTTTTGAAAGAAACTTACTTGATGATAAACCGCTGCCTTCTGGATATGTAGACAATAGCATTTGCCATGAGAAGAATGAGTTGGTCATCAAAGCAAAtgacaaggaggaagaaaagtgTGGTTCACCCTCTTTTAGCGACAACAGCGTGGAAGAAGTTAATGGCCCATCTTTGGAAGAGACCAAAAGGAATGCTAAAGTGCACACATTACGAAGAAGGCAGACTGGATTTGGGAAAGCCAAAACCTCGGGCCGATATCGTCCTAGTGAGCTCATGAAATCTCACCAACAAACTTCTGTTCCTTCTCGTTGTAGAGTATATTCAGTCAATGGAAAAGATAGTTCTCAAAAAGAAGCTTGCATCCTGCCCTCTATCAAGACCAAGAATGTAGACATGACAGGAACTTCCAGTGGGTTGGAAGAAAGTTCGCAGCATAGTAGCTGCTATTTCATGGACAGAGTTAAGAATATTccgaagggaaaaagaaaaaggaaaatgaaaagtAAGAATGACATTACAACCTCACTCACGAGTACTGATCAGCCGTCTTCTGTTCTGTCCCGCTGCAGGACTTTTGCGTATTTACTTTATGGTGGTGTGAAATCTTGGGAAGATCAACCAATCACAACTGAAAATGCGGCTAAGATGAAGTCATTGCCCCGTCTGGATCCTGGGTTGATATTAATGAGAAATGATGTGGATCCTATATCAGGGTCAGCTAGTGTCACGGTGAGCATGAAGGGGATGAATAAATCTGGAACTGTCCAGGATGCAGCAGACAAGGACATGGAGTTGATAGATGTGCCTGTGTTGATGACGGAAAGTGATGGTATTGAGAATTCAGAGGCCCCGAATTCTGAACTCGACCTTTGTTCTGTTGATGTATCACTAATGAACTCCGAGTTAAAAACTGTCAAAGtgtcattgatgaattctgAACTAGAACATGTGAATGCATCATTGGTGAAATCTGAATTAAATGATGCAAGTGCATTATTGATGAGTTCTGAATTAAAAGATGTGAGAGCATCAGAACAATCAAATGGATCTCCTAGTCGTGTGGACAACAGCAGACTTCTCAAGTACACATTCCAGAGGAAGCGCAAGAATTCCTCAAGGAACCCTGGTGAAGAGAGCACTGCTAAGAGGAGGATGGAAGAGAAGGAATGTGTTGCACAACAGCCACAAACGACAGATGAATTATCTAGGGACAGCCGGCGACTAGCTCAGGTTGCTCGACAG CTCATATCATTGTCTGGGAAGAGATGGGATTAA
- the LOC126583629 gene encoding uncharacterized protein LOC126583629 isoform X2 — protein sequence MDDEAQKMEALKKVYAEIILNTAKEAAARVMASERKALRYQHDLQFTKDEALRVLCRLKQMLDSKTSEAEITSLSQQRKIEELEAQLQEAEDIITDLRSELKQVWSELERVNNNQVKPLDEQMTREDASFSYNPIPEPIILSSSATGHETIPTSGPKNIKANRGIEHKCCNEMKRSVSDLDKFFAPDSDLASIIMRPKEPELLRNGCTQRIRAFERNLLDDKPLPSGYVDNSICHEKNELVIKANDKEEEKCGSPSFSDNSVEEVNGPSLEETKRNAKVHTLRRRQTGFGKAKTSGRYRPSELMKSHQQTSVPSRCRVYSVNGKDSSQKEACILPSIKTKNVDMTGTSSGLEESSQHSSCYFMDRVKNIPKGKRKRKMKSKNDITTSLTSTDQPSSVLSRCRTFAYLLYGGVKSWEDQPITTENAAKMKSLPRLDPGLILMRNDVDPISGSASVTVSMKGMNKSGTVQDAADKDMELIDVPVLMTESDGIENSEAPNSELDLCSVDVSLMNSELKTVKVSLMNSELEHVNASLVKSELNDASALLMSSELKDVRASEQSNGSPSRVDNSRLLKYTFQRKRKNSSRNPGEESTAKRRMEEKECVAQQPQTTDELSRDSRRLAQVARQLISLSGKRWD from the exons ATGGACGACGAGGCGCAG AAAATGGAGGCTCTGAAGAAGGTGTACGCGGAGATAATTCTGAACACGGCGAAAGAGGCGGCGGCGAGAGTAATGGCGTCGGAGCGCAAGGCTCTCCGGTACCAGCACGATCTGCAATTTACGAAAGACGAGGCGCTTCGCGTGCTTTGCCGCTTAAAGCAAATGCTCGATTCCAAG ACAAGTGAAGCGGAGATAACTTCTTTGAGCCAGCAAAGAAAGATTGAAGAGCTTGAAGCGCAGCTCCAAGAGGCGGAGGATATCATAACTGATCTGAGATCAGAGTTGAAACAAGTATGGAGTGAATTGGAGAGGGTAAATAACAATCAAGTGAAGCCTTTGGACGAACAAATGACGAGGGAAGATGCATCATTTTCCTACAATCCGATACCTGAGCCTATCATACTATCTTCTTCAGCTACAGGACATGAAACTATTCCAACTTCTGGCCCGAAGAACATCAAAGCAAATAGAGGTATTGAGCATAAGTGCTGTAATGAAATGAAACGAAGTGTTTCTGATTTGGATAAATTTTTTGCACCTGACTCTGACCTTGCCTCAATAATCATGAGACCCAAGGAGCCTGAGCTGCTCAGAAATGGATGCACACAGAGAATTCGTGCTTTTGAAAGAAACTTACTTGATGATAAACCGCTGCCTTCTGGATATGTAGACAATAGCATTTGCCATGAGAAGAATGAGTTGGTCATCAAAGCAAAtgacaaggaggaagaaaagtgTGGTTCACCCTCTTTTAGCGACAACAGCGTGGAAGAAGTTAATGGCCCATCTTTGGAAGAGACCAAAAGGAATGCTAAAGTGCACACATTACGAAGAAGGCAGACTGGATTTGGGAAAGCCAAAACCTCGGGCCGATATCGTCCTAGTGAGCTCATGAAATCTCACCAACAAACTTCTGTTCCTTCTCGTTGTAGAGTATATTCAGTCAATGGAAAAGATAGTTCTCAAAAAGAAGCTTGCATCCTGCCCTCTATCAAGACCAAGAATGTAGACATGACAGGAACTTCCAGTGGGTTGGAAGAAAGTTCGCAGCATAGTAGCTGCTATTTCATGGACAGAGTTAAGAATATTccgaagggaaaaagaaaaaggaaaatgaaaagtAAGAATGACATTACAACCTCACTCACGAGTACTGATCAGCCGTCTTCTGTTCTGTCCCGCTGCAGGACTTTTGCGTATTTACTTTATGGTGGTGTGAAATCTTGGGAAGATCAACCAATCACAACTGAAAATGCGGCTAAGATGAAGTCATTGCCCCGTCTGGATCCTGGGTTGATATTAATGAGAAATGATGTGGATCCTATATCAGGGTCAGCTAGTGTCACGGTGAGCATGAAGGGGATGAATAAATCTGGAACTGTCCAGGATGCAGCAGACAAGGACATGGAGTTGATAGATGTGCCTGTGTTGATGACGGAAAGTGATGGTATTGAGAATTCAGAGGCCCCGAATTCTGAACTCGACCTTTGTTCTGTTGATGTATCACTAATGAACTCCGAGTTAAAAACTGTCAAAGtgtcattgatgaattctgAACTAGAACATGTGAATGCATCATTGGTGAAATCTGAATTAAATGATGCAAGTGCATTATTGATGAGTTCTGAATTAAAAGATGTGAGAGCATCAGAACAATCAAATGGATCTCCTAGTCGTGTGGACAACAGCAGACTTCTCAAGTACACATTCCAGAGGAAGCGCAAGAATTCCTCAAGGAACCCTGGTGAAGAGAGCACTGCTAAGAGGAGGATGGAAGAGAAGGAATGTGTTGCACAACAGCCACAAACGACAGATGAATTATCTAGGGACAGCCGGCGACTAGCTCAGGTTGCTCGACAG CTCATATCATTGTCTGGGAAGAGATGGGATTAA
- the LOC126583630 gene encoding inactive LRR receptor-like serine/threonine-protein kinase BIR2 translates to MDSRTARIWIPVLFLSCVSTHFCTYAVVEDDLRCLRGLKQSLHDPLEKLASWDFGNTTAGVICKFVGITCWNDKENRIVKLELREMELTGAVPKEIEYCGSLTNLDLGSNAISGPIPPDICDWLPFLVTLDLSGNDFSGPIPPGLQHCKYLNSLILSDNKLTGPIPFELSSLGRLKKFSVANNKLKGAIPSFLDRFDKADFAGNSGLCGGPLGSKCGGLSKKSLAIIIAAGVFGAAASLLAALGLWWWYHLRLSKQRRTGGYGVAREDWAEKLRAHRLTQVSLFQKPLVKVKLADLMAATNNFSPENVIISTRTGTTYKALLPDGSALAIKRLSACKLGEKQFRLEMNRLGQLRHPNLTPLLGFCIVEEEKLLVYKYLSSGTLHSLLHGSGEGLDWPTRFRIGLGAARGLAWLHHGCQPPIMHQNICSNVILLDEDFDARIMDFGLATLTASDPKESSFVNGDLGELGYVAPEYPSTLVASLKGDVYGLGIVLLELATGQMPLEVSTADEGYKGNVVDWVNHLYNSGRTKDAIDKALIGKGHDEEILQFLKIASSCVISRPKDRWSMYQVYHALKSMSKEHSFREQDDEFPLLFRKPDTE, encoded by the coding sequence ATGGATTCCCGTACAGCCAGGATTTGGATTCCGGTGTTGTTTTTGAGCTGTGTGAGCACCCATTTCTGCACTTACGCCGTGGTCGAAGACGACTTGAGGTGCCTTCGGGGGCTGAAGCAGTCGCTGCATGATCCGCTCGAGAAGCTGGCGTCTTGGGATTTCGGGAACACCACCGCAGGAGTCATCTGCAAGTTCGTCGGCATCACCTGCTGGAACGATAAGGAGAATCGGATCGTCAAACTGGAGCTCCGAGAGATGGAGCTCACCGGCGCGGTTCCCAAGGAGATAGAGTACTGCGGCAGCCTCACGAATCTGGATCTCGGCAGCAACGCTATTTCCGGGCCGATTCCGCCGGATATTTGCGATTGGTTGCCCTTTTTGGTGACCCTGGATTTGTCCGGGAACGACTTCTCAGGCCCGATCCCGCCTGGCCTCCAGCACTGTAAGTATCTGAACAGTCTGATCCTTTCGGATAATAAGCTTACGGGTCCGATTCCCTTTGAATTATCTAGCTTGGGTAGGCTTAAGAAGTTTTCGGTGGCGAATAATAAGTTGAAGGGAGCTATCCCCTCGTTTCTCGACCGTTTTGATAAGGCGGATTTTGCCGGGAACAGCGGGCTTTGCGGCGGTCCTCTCGGGTCCAAGTGTGGTGGCTTGAGCAAAAAGAGTCTTGCTATTATAATTGCTGCCGGAGTTTTTGGCGCGGCTGCGTCTTTGCTGGCGGCTTTGGGGCTGTGGTGGTGGTACCATTTGAGGCTGAGTAAGCAGCGGAGGACGGGAGGTTATGGTGTTGCGAGGGAAGATTGGGCTGAAAAGTTGAGGGCTCATAGGCTTACTCAAGTTTCTTTGTTTCAGAAGCCACTTGTGAAGGTTAAGTTGGCGGATTTGATGGCGGCTACCAATAATTTTAGCCCCGAAAATGTGATCATTTCGACTAGGACGGGGACTACTTACAAGGCCCTGCTGCCTGATGGGTCGGCGCTGGCCATTAAGCGGCTTAGTGCTTGTAAGCTCGGTGAGAAGCAGTTCCGGTTGGAGATGAACCGGTTAGGACAGCTTAGGCATCCGAATTTGACCCCCCTTTTGGGTTTCTGCATTGTGGAGGAGGAGAAGCTTTTGGTGTATAAGTACTTGTCGAGTGGGACTTTGCATTCGTTGTTGCACGGAAGTGGTGAGGGATTGGATTGGCCGACTAGGTTTAGGATTGGTTTGGGTGCTGCCAGGGGACTTGCTTGGCTTCACCACGGTTGCCAACCTCCGATTATGCATCAGAACATATGCTCCAATGTGATCCTCCTCGACGAGGATTTTGATGCTAGGATAATGGATTTTGGATTGGCAACGCTCACGGCTTCTGATCCTAAGGAGAGCAGTTTCGTTAACGGAGATTTGGGAGAGCTCGGTTATGTAGCTCCAGAGTATCCGAGTACTCTGGTTGCTTCACTGAAAGGGGACGTTTATGGACTTGGAATTGTGCTTCTGGAACTGGCGACCGGGCAAATGCCTCTCGAAGTCAGCACGGCTGATGAAGGTTATAAGGGTAATGTTGTGGATTGGGTGAATCATCTATATAATTCTGGTCGAACCAAGGATGCCATCGATAAAGCTCTCATCGGAAAAGGGCATGACGAGGAAATTTTGCAGTTTCTGAAGATTGCTAGTAGTTGTGTGATTTCTCGGCCTAAGGACAGGTGGTCTATGTACCAGGTTTACCATGCATTGAAGAGTATGAGCAAAGAACACAGTTTCAGGGAACAAGACGACGAGTTTCCATTGCTCTTTCGCAAGCCAGACACGGAATAA